Below is a genomic region from Candidatus Chlorobium masyuteum.
ATATATTCCAGTTCAAGATCGGCCGCATTTTTGATAAGAGTCTCAGGGATAAACTTGCCGCCGAAATTTCCGAAATGTCCGGCTTTATCGGGTGCGGAATAGAGAGTCGCCACCATAGGGTGAGAAGGGGTTAAATAATTTAAAAAATTGTGGTTATGGCATTTCTGATGAAGACCCTTTACGGAAAAACACGCATCATACACCAATAAAAAGAATATATTTAAACTTTTATCACTGGCCATCACAATACTGTAGCGGAGCAAAAGGGCATTGACGATAATTAACAGGAACATTTCACTTCAGACCATTTCGACAGTCGTTGCGGGGTTCGTCTCATTGTTATCGCCCTGTCGTCTCCATGCTGCCGCGCCTTCGCTTCCCGAGAAGGCTGGATCCGGGATTGAAAGCACCATCTTTTTTAGTGCGAAAGATTCGGTTATCTACAATTTCGACCGGCGTACTATAGAGCTTCGGGGGAAAGCAGCCATCAACCATGAGAGTAGACGGCTCACTGCACCAGGGATTGTGATTGATCTCAATACCGAACAGCTTCGCGCATCGGGTGTGGCTGATTCTTCGAAACAGTTGACCGATCCTGCGGTTTTTTCCGACAGCAAGGGGAGTTTCAATGCTGAAACAATAACCTATGATTTCAGGAGACAGAGGGGGGAGACCTCCAATGTCACCTCCTCTTCCAGTGAGCTTATTTTTCAGGGAGAGCATGTTTCGCGTCTTGACAGCGGTGAGCTGCAGATCAGTGACGGAACCTACACAACCTGTGATGACGATGATCCGCATTACTGGATCTCCTCTTCCAGTCTGACCATTATTCCGGGCAAAAAAGTAGTCGCCAGACCGCTTGTCCTGTATGTGCGACCGGAGGTTTTTTCCCGGCGTCTGCCCGCAGTGCCTATTCTTGCGCTGCCCTATATGGTTTTTCCCCTCCAGGATGCGCGTTCATCAGGTTTTCTGACACCAACCCCGAGCCGTGCGAGCGATCGCGGTTACTTTGTGTCGAATCTTGGCTATTTCTGGGCTATTGATGAGTATATGGATCTGAAGGTTGATGGTGATCTTGCCTTGAACGGAAGCTGGCGGCTTGGAAACCGCTTTCGCTACACGAAACAACATGATTTTTCCGGAGGCATTGCAGGGGAGTTCAAACGCAATATCCTCAATTCCGATGGAAGTGTCCATCGTGACTGGAATTTGAGTGTTCTGCATAACCAGCTCGTGGATCCTTCAACGCGTCTTGATCTCAATCTGGATTTTCAGGGCGGTGAGCGTATCTATGAGTTGCATTCAGTCAATGCTGAAACCATACTGACCGGGCAGGCAAATGCCAGAGGATCCCTCGGCAAAACCTTCAATGACGAGAGCACTATTGGCGCTCTTTATTTCGATAGAATCAAGGATCTCTCTACCCACAAGGCCACGGACACCTTTGGAGCTTCTTTTTACCGGAACCGTTTCTATCCCTTCAACTCCGCACTTTCGGTAAGCTCCGCTGCAGCATTGTCGGGGAGTGCCACTTCACAGGACGGGCCCTCTTCTTCGGGTTATTCGGCGAGTGCTGATGTTGAGATGGGTTACTACCGGGAGTTTTCCGAGGGGTACAAAGCGCTTTTTACACAGGGGATCAGTCTGCTTGCAAGAGAGCCGGTACCGGGGCTTGATGAAGATGTATACAGTGCAAAGCGGGTTCTTTTTCCACTGCGTATGCAATCAACCCTTTTTCGATATTTCAATGTCAATCCGTCTCTGACTTTCACCCGTTTTCTGAGCAGTGCTTCCCGCGACAGGGATTTTTCAACCACTGTTTTTTCGGTTGATGCCTCGACTCGGCTTTACGGATCAGTACAAACCGGATTGCCGGGGCTCAAGGCGCTTCGTCATACCTTTATCCCTACCCTTACCTACACCTGGAATCCGGCGTTCAGCGGTATCGGAAGTGACTACTACCACCGCCATCTCTATGACTGGACCTATGGCACGCGCTATAACAGATTTGAAAATCGCTGGTACAGCGGTCTTCCCGAAGGGCAGAGCCGAGTTGGCATCAGCCTGAATAATCTCTTTCATGGCAAATTCATCGGCTCCTCCGGGCAGGCAGAATCGGATTCATTTTATGACGGTCACACGGTTCAATTGCTCGCACTGAATGTTGCTACCTCCTATAATTTTGCGGCAGAGTCCCTCAAGCTTGAACCGCTTATCCTCACAGCCCAAAGCAATGCCCTTTCTCCGGACTTTCTTTTGAGTGCGGGCGGTATGTATGATTTTTACAGTTATGACCCGTTGAGTGGAGTGAGGGTCAACCGCTTCAACAAGGATGAAGGCAAAGGGCTTTTACGCTTTGTCAGGGGGTTCCTGAACATGGGATTCACCCTTCAGGGACGAAGGGTGGCTGGAGCTTCAGCACCGGCAGCGGGCCCGGCAATCCAGATGAATCCATCATCACTGCTGCGGGATCGAATTCTTAATAACGGTGAGTACAGTGACATTGATTACACGCTGCCCTGGCAGTTTCGCCTCTCGCTCTATCTCCAGTCAGACCGGAGCAATCCTCTTGAGCCAACAACAACCTCACTGGTTACAGCATCTTCAACGTTCTCGGTCTCAAAAACATGGCAGGTATCAGTCAATACCGGCTATGATCTCCGGAATCGGGAAGTGATTTTCCCCATGCTGCAGCTCTATCGCGATCTTCACTGCTGGCAGGTTGGTTTTCAGTGGGTACCGAGCGGAAGTTTCCGGAGCTACGCGATTCAGATCGGACTGAAAACTCCCCAGTTAAGGGATCTCAGGCTGAAACATTCCGGCAGTACCTCGTTATAAATCAGTTGCGTCCCGATCCGTTTTTTCAGGGACTCAGGGTAGATTAATCCAGTGAGTCAAGAATCAATTTCAGTCGCTCATTGAACGCTTCATGGGCATCATGGTGGATGCAGTGCGCTGCTTTCGGAATGATAAATGCTCCGGCCTGCGGCAGAAGCTGCTGAAATTCAGGGATGATTTTATGGGGAGGAAGCGCCATGTCATCAGCACCCCAGACGAGAAAAGCCGGACCTTTGAAGTTGCAGGGTTTCTTGAGGTTGTCGAGCCGGAAATCAAGCGGTCGTCTTGACGGGGAGAGATAGGACCACTGGGCTCCTTTGTCCTGCAGGGGAAGGGTGAACTGGTTGATCAGTTTGGTATCAACCATCTTCTGGTTGTAGTAGGTTGGCATAAGGCTCTGACTGACGCCAAGCGGATTGGCAAAAGCTGAAAAGAGTACATCGCCGATCATTGGAGATCCGATAAGGCCGAAGAAGACGCTCGCCATCCCATCCATCATATCGGCAAAAAGGCCGGATGGATTTGCAAGGATGAGCGCTTTGACTTTTTCAGGCTGATGATGGGCAAAATAGATACCGCTTGCTGCACCCATGGAGTGGCCGACAATAATGATCGAATCAAGCTTTTTCAGAAAGAGAAAGGCCTCAATCTGTGTGGCAAAGAGTTCAAGAGAGTACCGGACGTTGGGTTTCTGTGATTTGCCGAACCCGATAAGGTCCATGGCGTAGAGTTTACGGTTATGCGTGAACTCGGGAATATTGAGGTTCCAGTGTTCAAGCATGCCGCCGTAGCCGTGGATAAAGAGAATCGGTGTTTTGTCAGGGTTATCCTGACCGTACTCCTGATAGCGAATTTTTGCTTCCTGATCGGGAGCGAATTGCCAGAGAAAATGTTGGTCCTTCACCGTGCTGCTCATAGGTTACAATCAGTAGAGTCTCTTGATGTGTAAAAACTTATAAGGCAATATATCGGTTGTGAGGCAATAATAAAGATATTGGTTACTATAGGTATCAGGTTTAATTCTATCCAGTTTAACAGAAATCACACTGCGATGCTTCAGGTTTCGAGAAAATTTGAATACGGACTTCATGCCGTTACCTATCTGTCGACAAAAGGTGTTGACAGGGTTGTCACCGTAAAGGAGATGGCTGATGATATCGGTGTTTCCCAGGAGTTTCTTTCAAAAGCGATGCAAAGTCTGAAGCGAGCCGGTATTGCCCGTTCTGTCCAGGGGGTCAAGGGTGGTTATTCTCTTGGCCGTAAACCCGGAGAGATCACGGTTGCCGATATCGCTATTGCCATCGAGGGCGATCCCCATCTTATGCGGTGCGGCAAGAAACTGGCCAGTTGTGAAATCAGTTCATCATGTCATCATCGTGACTATATGAACAGCCTGCAGAATAAAATTCAGGATCTGATGGCCTCCACAACCATTGCATCGCTCTTGAGGAAGGAGCCGCAGTGAGCTGCTGTGCCTGAAAATTCCTGATGAGTTTCATTCTCCCTTTATTAACTCCGGATCTGCCATTGCCCTGTTTTGAAGGTTTTCCGGTCCGGACATAAATTGACAACACTAATTTGAACATGACAACTCAAAGGCTCAGCAGTTCAGCAGTTGCTGAAACGAGTCTGCCGGATATTGTCCTGAAAGGGATCAATACGCACAACCTCGCCAATATTTCTGTCTGTATTCCCCGTAACCGGTTTGTCGTTCTGACGGGAGTCAGCGGCTCCGGCAAGTCAAGCCTCGCCTTTGATACGCTCTATGCCGAAGGTCACCGCCGCTATGTTGAGTCGCTTTCGGCCTATGTGCGGCAGTTTCTTGAACGCATGCCGCGGCCTGATATTGAAAGTGTTGAAGGCATAGCGCCGGCAATCGCCATAGAGCAGAAACCTATACCAAAAAACCCCCGTTCAACGGTTGGTACGGTATCGGAAATTTATGACTATCTCCGCCTGCTCTACGCAAGGATCGGTAAAATATACTCCCGTGATACCAATGAGCTGGTGCTGAAGCATACTCCGGATGACGTGAGCCTTCAGGCAGGTTTTTTTGAGGAGGGCACGAAGTTTTATGTCGGTTTCCTTTTTCCCTCTCACGAGGATGCAGGCCACCATCTCTGTTCTGTTCAGGATGAAATTGCCAATCTTTTGAAGAAGGGTTTTTTCAGGGTGGTTGCCGGTGATGAAATACTTGATCTCAATCACGAACAGGAGTGTCGCCGCCTGCTTGATATGCCGAACGCTGAGCGTGCAAATGTTCTTGTGCTGGTTGACCGGTTTGTGGCCAGGAACGATGAGAAGGTTTTCAGCCGGATATCACAGGCAGCGGAGAGCTGTTTCAATGAGTCGGGCGGATATGCCGCATTGAAGGTGGTTGGAGGCAAGAGCTACCTTTTCAGTGACCGGCTCGAACTGAACGGGATTGAGTACCAGGAACCCTCACCCCAGCTTTTTGCCTTCAACTCCCCGATCGGCGCTTGTACTACCTGTCAGGGTTTCGGCCGAATTGCCGGTATTGACGAGAACATTGTTGTGCCCGACAAGTCGCTCTCCTTGCAGGAAGGGGCTATAGCCTGCTGGAACTCTGAAAAGTACCGCTGGCACCTTCGCCAGTTGCTTTCGGTCGCCCCTTCGCTCGGCATACCGCTCGACGAGCCTTATGAAAAGCTCTCCCATGCGCACAAGGATATCATCTGGAAGGGGCTCGGTGATGAACGGTTGAAGGGAATCCGTCCATTTTTTGCTGAGATAGAGAGGGAGTCGGGCTACAAGATGCACTTCCGGGTCTTTTTAAGCCGTTACCGCGGTTATGCAATATGCCCTGATTGTGAAGGGAGCCGTCTCAATCCTGATGCCCGCCTTGTCAGGGTTTCCGGACGTCATATCGGCGAGGTTACGCGCATGAATATTGCCGAGGCATCAGAGTTTTTCCGCAATCTGGAGATCTCTCCCTTTGACCGCAAGGTTGCTGAAGCGGTTCTGGAGGAGATTATCAAGCGGCTTGGCTATCTGCTCGATGTGGGTTTGAACTACCTTACGCTTGACCGCCTCACCCACACGTTGAGCGGCGGCGAGTTTCAGCGAATCAATCTCTCCACCTCACTCGGCTCTCCGCTTGTCGGAGCGATCTATATCCTTGATGAACCGAGCATCGGCCTTCACCAGTGTGACTCCGCGCGACTTATTACGCTTTTACGGCGCCTGCGTGATCTTGGTAATACCGTGGTGGTGGTTGAGCATGACCGTGAGATCATTGAAGCCGCAGATGAAGTGATCGACCTTGGCCCCTATGCCGGACGTCTTGGCGGAGAGGTGGTTTTTCACGGTACCGTTGATGAGATGAAGCGGTCGGGAACCTCCCTTACTGCCGACTATCTCAACGGCAAAAAATGCATCCCGGTGCCGAAGGTTCGCAGAAAACCTGATTTCAGCGCATGCATTGAGATTACCGGTGCCATGCAGAACAACCTCAAGAACATCGATGTGCGCTTTCCGCTCAACGTGATGACCTGTATTACCGGTGTGAGCGGTTCAGGCAAGTCAACCCTTGTCAATGATATTCTCAACAAGGGGATCATGAAGGAGAAGGTCGGCCTTAAAGAGCAGGTCGGAACGCACCGCTCGATTTCAGGCACATGGATGGTTGACAGGGTTGAGCATGTTGACCAGTCGCCCATCGGCAAGTCAAGCCGGAGTAATCCGGTAACCTACCTGAAGATATTTGACGATATCCGCAACCTCTTTTCCCAGACGAGAGATGCCAAAGCAAGGGGGTGGAAGGCCGGTTATTTTTCATTCAACATACCCGGCGGCCGCTGTGAAACCTGTGCCGGAGAGGGGAGTGTCCATATCGAGATGCAGTTCCTTGCGGATATTGAGGCGGTCTGTGAGGATTGCGGCGGTTTGCGCTACAAGCCTGAAACCCTTGAGGTAGAGTATCATGGTCTTTCGATTGCCGCAGTGCTCGACCTGACGGTTGAAGAGGCGATCACCTTTTTCAAGGATGAGAAGGCAGTTGCAAGAAAGCTTATGGTTCTTGAAGAGGTTGGACTCGGCTATATCCGCCTTGGCCAGTCCTCAAGCACGCTTTCCGGCGGTGAGGCACAGCGCCTGAAACTGGCAAGTTTCATCGCTCATGCCGATACGGCGCACACGCTTTTTATTTTTGATGAACCGACCACCGGACTGCACTTTGAGGATATCAACAAGCTGATTCTCTGTTTTGAAAAACTGCTTGAGCAGAACAATACGCTTGTCATCATTGAACACAATCCCGACATCATCATGCAGGCCGACTGGATCATAGATCTCGGACCCGGTGCGGGTGACAAGGGCGGCTCTCTTGTGGCTGAAGGGACACCCGAAGAGATTGCTGCGATGGATCACTCCGTAACCGGCAGGTATCTCAGGCGCTCAGCGGAAGCGTGAGCGAAACTCACAATGACTTTATCGGATCATCCTCAAGCGCTCCGCCATGCAGCCTGATATGCGGAAAGTGCCCCTCGGTTCGTTCAACCCACACATCGCTGCCCTTGCTGAAATCGCTCTCGTTTGCTGTAACCGAGATGCGGTTTTTGGCAAGTGCCGTAATCTCCTCAAGCAGCCTGCCAAGCAGCCGGTCCTCTTCGGTAGCGGTGTTGTCAAGCATTTTCGAGCGGATACTCTCCAGCTTTTCGACAGCAACCTTGCCGATGGTGCTGTATTGTGCCGGATTTAATGAGGTTCGTGTTTTTTCGTCCATGATGGTCATCGGTAAAGGGTGTTCAACATACTTTCTAAAGTAAAGAAACTGTTTGGAGTGGAAAGTTTTTTTCTTATCATTAGGTGTTCTTTTAGCACTCGAGCACTGTGAGTGCTAAAAGATAAAAAACGCTCTATTCTAACCAATAGTATCGTACTCTTAATCTAAAACACAAACGAGAGAAGACAATGAACTTGAAACCCTTAGCTGATCGAGTTATTGTTAAACCTGCACCGGCAGAGGAAAAAACCAAAGGTGGTCTTTACATTCCTGATACCGGGAAAGAGAAGCCACAGTATGGTGAAGTGGTTGCCGTTGGAGCAGGCAAGGTTGCAGATAGCGGCCAGCTGCTTGAAATGCAGGTAAAAGTAGGTCAGAAAGTGCTTTATGGTAAATATTCCGGCACTGAAGTCAACGTGGAGGGTGAGGACTACCTCATCATGCGTGAGTCTGACATCTTCGCTATTCTTTAACTGTTTCTAACTTTTTAACCCTTACTGGAGGAACGCTTTACAATGACTGCTAAAGATATTCTCTTTGATACCGAAGCCAGAGCAAAGCTCAAGGTTGGTGTCGACAAACTGGCAAATGCCGTGAAAGTTACCCTCGGACCTGCCGGACGTAATGTATTGATTGACAAAAAATTCGGTGCTCCTACCTCAACCAAGGACGGCGTTACTGTTGCCAAAGAGATCGAGCTTTCCGATTCCATCGAGAACATGGGTGCCCAGATGGTTCGTGAAGTTGCTTCGAAAACAAGTGATGTTGCCGGTGACGGTACCACCACCGCTACCGTTCTTGCCCAGGCGATCTATCGCGAAGGCCTGAAGAACGTTACCGCCGGTGCCCGTCCGATTGACCTCAAAAGAGGTATTGACCGCGCAGTTAAAGAGGTTGTGCAGGAGCTGAGAAACATCAGCCGCAACATCTCCGGTAAAAAGGAGATTGCACAGGTTGGTACCATCTCTGCCAACAACGATCCTGAAATCGGCGAACTGATTGCCGAGGCGATGGACAAGGTTGGTAAAGATGGTGTTATCACGGTTGAAGAGGCCAAGGGTATGGACACCGAGCTCAAGGTTGTTGAGGGTATGCAGTTTGATCGCGGCTACCTTTCGCCTTATTTTGTGACCAATCCCGAGACGATGGATGCTGAACTGGAAGATCCGCTGATTCTTATCTACGACAAGAAGATCAGCAACATGAAGGAGCTGCTTCCTATTCTTGAGAAATCAGCACAGTCCGGTCGTCCTCTTCTGATCATTTCAGAAGATATCGAAGGCGAAGCGCTTGCAACGATTGTTGTCAACAAGCTGAGAGGCACCCTGAGAGTTTGCGCTGTCAAGGCTCCCGGCTTCGGCGACCGCCGCAAGGCAATGCTGGAAGATATCGCCATTCTTACCGGCGGTACCGTTATCTCCGAAGAGAAGGGCTACAAGCTCGAAAACGCAACCATCTCCTACCTCGGTCAGGCTGCCCGCGTTACCATCGACAAGGACAACACGACCATCGTTGAGGGTAAAGGTACAGCCGAAGAGATCAAGGCTCGCATCAACGAAATCAAAGGCCAGATTGAAAAATCAACCTCTGATTACGATACCGAAAAATTGCAGGAGCGCCTTGCAAAGCTTTCAGGCGGCGTTGCCGTTCTCAACATCGGTGCATCAACCGAAGTTGAGCTGAAAGAGAAGAAGGCCCGTGTGGAAGATGCTCTGCATGCTACCCGCGCTGCTGTTCAGGAAGGTATTGTTGTCGGTGGCGGTGTTGCCCTGATTCGTGCGATCAAGGGTCTCGACCGGGCTGTTGCAGACAATGAAGATCAGAAAACAGGTATTGAGATCATCCGCCGCGCGCTTGAAGAGCCGCTTCGCCAGATCGTTGCAAACACCGGTACCTCGGATGGTGCTGTTGTGCTTGAGAAGGTCAAGGCCGGAACAGGCGATTATGGTTTCAACGCCAGAACCGAAACCTACGAAAACCTGGTTGAAGCCGGTGTTGTCGATCCTACCAAGGTAACCAGAAGCGCTCTTGAGAACGCTGCATCAGTTGCCGGTATTCTTCTGACAACCGAAGCTGCCATTACCGACATCAAGGAAGACAAGCCTGACATGCCGGCAATGCCTCCTGGCGGAATGGGTGGAATGGGCGGCATGTATTAATCTCCGCTCTCCATCTCTTTTCTTTACAAAGCCACCCCGAAGCAATATCGGGGTGGCTTTTTTTTCTCCTTTTGTTCGCTCTAATCCTTGAATATCCAGTATCTCCCTGAAGCGGTATCGATGGCTTTGAGTGAGAATCGTTCGTCAGCCCGGAGGTCCTTTTTCAGAATGTAATAGATATCTGAAAGCACGGAGCGGGAATCGCTATGGTAGGAGTGACCGAAAAAGCCTGTATTGATGTTTGTTGCATCGACCGTCTCGATACCCGGAATGATGATCGGCTTCCCGTTCGCATTCCCGAGTCGACGGACCCCATGCACTCTTTCGGAGAGTGTCAATGCTCTGTCCTTTCCTGAAACATAGAGGGTTACCCGTACGCCTGTTTTTGCAAGTGCCGGTCCGATTTCATTTTTGAAAACATCGGCATTGATGTCCGGAGCGGTCAGGATAAGGGCTTTGAAGTATGTTTTGAGTTGCGGCTTTTTTCCGAGGAGTTCAAGTAATGCACGCGACAACCCCCGTGCGCCAAGGCTGTGTCCCATGAGGTAGATGGTTTTCGATCCGGAACGCAGGGCGACCTCCTCAAGAACCGTCACCAGATCTTTTTCAGCCCATAAAATTCCGGCTTCGTCGTCTTCATAGCTGTTGACGTGTCCCCGTGATGGCCAGCTGAAGAAGAGTGAAGAGCCCTTGAAATCAAGGTCGCTCACAATCTGTCCGATTCCCCGCGCGCCCTCATTGAATGTCATGTTGAAGCCGTGCACATAGAGCAGAAGGGCCTTCTCTTCAGAGGCCGCCACCGTTTTTGTCAGATTATTCAGAAGCTCTTCCCTGTTGAGCTCCGTCAGTTGGAGATAGTTGATTTCCCGGTGTTTTTCTTTGTCAAAGGTTGCATGAATCACTCTGCCGATCCGGTGGTCCTGAGGTATGGCTACATCTGCTATGCCATAGCTCATCATGCTTCTTTCAGCGCCATATTTTTGACCGGATTCTGCCTGCTGCCCGGCATGGTTGCGGTTGGTTGCGTAAAAGGCCTGTACCGGCGGTTTCAGGTATTCTGC
It encodes:
- the groL gene encoding chaperonin GroEL (60 kDa chaperone family; promotes refolding of misfolded polypeptides especially under stressful conditions; forms two stacked rings of heptamers to form a barrel-shaped 14mer; ends can be capped by GroES; misfolded proteins enter the barrel where they are refolded when GroES binds); this encodes MTAKDILFDTEARAKLKVGVDKLANAVKVTLGPAGRNVLIDKKFGAPTSTKDGVTVAKEIELSDSIENMGAQMVREVASKTSDVAGDGTTTATVLAQAIYREGLKNVTAGARPIDLKRGIDRAVKEVVQELRNISRNISGKKEIAQVGTISANNDPEIGELIAEAMDKVGKDGVITVEEAKGMDTELKVVEGMQFDRGYLSPYFVTNPETMDAELEDPLILIYDKKISNMKELLPILEKSAQSGRPLLIISEDIEGEALATIVVNKLRGTLRVCAVKAPGFGDRRKAMLEDIAILTGGTVISEEKGYKLENATISYLGQAARVTIDKDNTTIVEGKGTAEEIKARINEIKGQIEKSTSDYDTEKLQERLAKLSGGVAVLNIGASTEVELKEKKARVEDALHATRAAVQEGIVVGGGVALIRAIKGLDRAVADNEDQKTGIEIIRRALEEPLRQIVANTGTSDGAVVLEKVKAGTGDYGFNARTETYENLVEAGVVDPTKVTRSALENAASVAGILLTTEAAITDIKEDKPDMPAMPPGGMGGMGGMY
- a CDS encoding alpha/beta hydrolase, whose translation is MITSKYIRMRMITALLLLLSGCASTNLTGNAEYLKPPVQAFYATNRNHAGQQAESGQKYGAERSMMSYGIADVAIPQDHRIGRVIHATFDKEKHREINYLQLTELNREELLNNLTKTVAASEEKALLLYVHGFNMTFNEGARGIGQIVSDLDFKGSSLFFSWPSRGHVNSYEDDEAGILWAEKDLVTVLEEVALRSGSKTIYLMGHSLGARGLSRALLELLGKKPQLKTYFKALILTAPDINADVFKNEIGPALAKTGVRVTLYVSGKDRALTLSERVHGVRRLGNANGKPIIIPGIETVDATNINTGFFGHSYHSDSRSVLSDIYYILKKDLRADERFSLKAIDTASGRYWIFKD
- a CDS encoding Rrf2 family transcriptional regulator, whose translation is MLQVSRKFEYGLHAVTYLSTKGVDRVVTVKEMADDIGVSQEFLSKAMQSLKRAGIARSVQGVKGGYSLGRKPGEITVADIAIAIEGDPHLMRCGKKLASCEISSSCHHRDYMNSLQNKIQDLMASTTIASLLRKEPQ
- a CDS encoding putative LPS assembly protein LptD, translated to MTIINRNISLQTISTVVAGFVSLLSPCRLHAAAPSLPEKAGSGIESTIFFSAKDSVIYNFDRRTIELRGKAAINHESRRLTAPGIVIDLNTEQLRASGVADSSKQLTDPAVFSDSKGSFNAETITYDFRRQRGETSNVTSSSSELIFQGEHVSRLDSGELQISDGTYTTCDDDDPHYWISSSSLTIIPGKKVVARPLVLYVRPEVFSRRLPAVPILALPYMVFPLQDARSSGFLTPTPSRASDRGYFVSNLGYFWAIDEYMDLKVDGDLALNGSWRLGNRFRYTKQHDFSGGIAGEFKRNILNSDGSVHRDWNLSVLHNQLVDPSTRLDLNLDFQGGERIYELHSVNAETILTGQANARGSLGKTFNDESTIGALYFDRIKDLSTHKATDTFGASFYRNRFYPFNSALSVSSAAALSGSATSQDGPSSSGYSASADVEMGYYREFSEGYKALFTQGISLLAREPVPGLDEDVYSAKRVLFPLRMQSTLFRYFNVNPSLTFTRFLSSASRDRDFSTTVFSVDASTRLYGSVQTGLPGLKALRHTFIPTLTYTWNPAFSGIGSDYYHRHLYDWTYGTRYNRFENRWYSGLPEGQSRVGISLNNLFHGKFIGSSGQAESDSFYDGHTVQLLALNVATSYNFAAESLKLEPLILTAQSNALSPDFLLSAGGMYDFYSYDPLSGVRVNRFNKDEGKGLLRFVRGFLNMGFTLQGRRVAGASAPAAGPAIQMNPSSLLRDRILNNGEYSDIDYTLPWQFRLSLYLQSDRSNPLEPTTTSLVTASSTFSVSKTWQVSVNTGYDLRNREVIFPMLQLYRDLHCWQVGFQWVPSGSFRSYAIQIGLKTPQLRDLRLKHSGSTSL
- a CDS encoding alpha/beta fold hydrolase produces the protein MSSTVKDQHFLWQFAPDQEAKIRYQEYGQDNPDKTPILFIHGYGGMLEHWNLNIPEFTHNRKLYAMDLIGFGKSQKPNVRYSLELFATQIEAFLFLKKLDSIIIVGHSMGAASGIYFAHHQPEKVKALILANPSGLFADMMDGMASVFFGLIGSPMIGDVLFSAFANPLGVSQSLMPTYYNQKMVDTKLINQFTLPLQDKGAQWSYLSPSRRPLDFRLDNLKKPCNFKGPAFLVWGADDMALPPHKIIPEFQQLLPQAGAFIIPKAAHCIHHDAHEAFNERLKLILDSLD
- the groES gene encoding co-chaperone GroES, producing the protein MNLKPLADRVIVKPAPAEEKTKGGLYIPDTGKEKPQYGEVVAVGAGKVADSGQLLEMQVKVGQKVLYGKYSGTEVNVEGEDYLIMRESDIFAIL
- the uvrA gene encoding excinuclease ABC subunit UvrA, which gives rise to MTTQRLSSSAVAETSLPDIVLKGINTHNLANISVCIPRNRFVVLTGVSGSGKSSLAFDTLYAEGHRRYVESLSAYVRQFLERMPRPDIESVEGIAPAIAIEQKPIPKNPRSTVGTVSEIYDYLRLLYARIGKIYSRDTNELVLKHTPDDVSLQAGFFEEGTKFYVGFLFPSHEDAGHHLCSVQDEIANLLKKGFFRVVAGDEILDLNHEQECRRLLDMPNAERANVLVLVDRFVARNDEKVFSRISQAAESCFNESGGYAALKVVGGKSYLFSDRLELNGIEYQEPSPQLFAFNSPIGACTTCQGFGRIAGIDENIVVPDKSLSLQEGAIACWNSEKYRWHLRQLLSVAPSLGIPLDEPYEKLSHAHKDIIWKGLGDERLKGIRPFFAEIERESGYKMHFRVFLSRYRGYAICPDCEGSRLNPDARLVRVSGRHIGEVTRMNIAEASEFFRNLEISPFDRKVAEAVLEEIIKRLGYLLDVGLNYLTLDRLTHTLSGGEFQRINLSTSLGSPLVGAIYILDEPSIGLHQCDSARLITLLRRLRDLGNTVVVVEHDREIIEAADEVIDLGPYAGRLGGEVVFHGTVDEMKRSGTSLTADYLNGKKCIPVPKVRRKPDFSACIEITGAMQNNLKNIDVRFPLNVMTCITGVSGSGKSTLVNDILNKGIMKEKVGLKEQVGTHRSISGTWMVDRVEHVDQSPIGKSSRSNPVTYLKIFDDIRNLFSQTRDAKARGWKAGYFSFNIPGGRCETCAGEGSVHIEMQFLADIEAVCEDCGGLRYKPETLEVEYHGLSIAAVLDLTVEEAITFFKDEKAVARKLMVLEEVGLGYIRLGQSSSTLSGGEAQRLKLASFIAHADTAHTLFIFDEPTTGLHFEDINKLILCFEKLLEQNNTLVIIEHNPDIIMQADWIIDLGPGAGDKGGSLVAEGTPEEIAAMDHSVTGRYLRRSAEA